The following is a genomic window from Bacillus sp. FJAT-52991.
CAAAATGATGTTCCACATACACATCATCCACTAGCAACTCTTCCCGACATCTGGAAATAATACGTGCTTCTTTCTCCGGCGTTAGCTGATGGCTGCGTACAATAACAGATAAATCATCAATGCCAGATGGTGTGTGCTCATAAGAAATATATTCATCTTCTAATATTTGTAATAACCGACGACCGAATCCAAGCTCGCGGTTCATTAAATATTTGCTGACATAAATCGTTGAAAATCCACCATCTGCTGCAATACCGATCACTGGACTTTTTGAATATTCACGTTCAGCGACAATCATTGTTCCTTCTGCCGATGGGTTATTTGTATTTTTAATACAAACCGGCACAGATCTTTGGAAAGCCGGCATCAATGCTTCGTCATGGAAAACAGAAAAACCTGCATAAGAGAGCTCACGCATTTCCCGGTACGTCATGCGCTTAATTTCAACGGGACTGTCCACTACTTTAGGATTAGCTGCAAACACCGAATCCACATCGGTGAAGTTTTCATATAGTTCCGCATTAACAGCAGCAGCTAAAATGGAGCCTGTGATATCGGAACCACCACGAGCAAACGTCATCATCACACCATCACGTGAATAGCCGAAGAAACCAGGAAAAACAACGATTCCTTTACGATCACGCAAATTACTTAAGTTTTCATATGCTTCCGGTAAGGCACGAGCACGTCCCGGTTCATCGCTAACAATCAATCCTGCTTCTTTCGGGTTAACATACTCTGCCTCCATGCCAATGCTTGAAAAATAAGCGGCAATCAGCTTCGCATTATTATCTTCTCCACTCGCTTTTAGCTGGTCCACAAATAAATCACGATTATCACGATTGATTGTTAATCGCCCGCGAAGATCTTCTTCAATGATGTTTACAATATGCTCATCAAGACCAAGTCCTTTGGCGATATCAGCATAGCGATCCACGACTGCTTGTAATTCCTTCTCCGTTTCACCTGTTGAAAGAGAAGCCTCTGCTAATTTAATCAGTAAGTCAGTTACTTTAATATCATCATTAAAGCGTTTCCCTGGGGCGGAGACAACGACAATTTTACGCTTCGTATCCTCCCCAACGATCGCGGCTACTTTTTTGATCTGCTCCGCACTCGCCACAGACGTTCCACCAAATTTACAAACCTTCATTCCAATTCCACTCCTTGCTCACTGTTTAACTTACATGATGAAAAATATTTATTTGAAAAATTATACCACTCATACACACAAAAAAGAAGAAATAATCTGATATTTCCCAAAGTAAAAGAAACAAAGAAAACTTCTAGGTACTTTAACACATTAACGCAGTGGGGGATCAGATCTCAAAAAAAGATAGTTGATTTTTCCAGAAACATCATTTAATATGTGTGTATAATTATATATACACATTAACAGTAGGAGGTTATTTAAATGCATTCAGTTTGGCATGATGCTTGGTGGTTGAGTAGGTTTGAGCTATTCAAAATGACAGGACTATTCAAACTAATAATATGTACACTTGTTTACTTAGTCTTTTTAATAGGCTTTTCAAATGGTTCTGTGAACACGGCTATGAAAATCTTGTTTGATTTTGTTTTTCTTACTGTCGTCATCACTCTCCCGTATTCTTTACGCTCAAAGGAATACCAATTAACACGGGTGTCAGGAGATTTTTGGGGCTGCAGTTCTTTTAACTTTTTACAGGAGCAGCC
Proteins encoded in this region:
- a CDS encoding aspartate kinase, which encodes MKVCKFGGTSVASAEQIKKVAAIVGEDTKRKIVVVSAPGKRFNDDIKVTDLLIKLAEASLSTGETEKELQAVVDRYADIAKGLGLDEHIVNIIEEDLRGRLTINRDNRDLFVDQLKASGEDNNAKLIAAYFSSIGMEAEYVNPKEAGLIVSDEPGRARALPEAYENLSNLRDRKGIVVFPGFFGYSRDGVMMTFARGGSDITGSILAAAVNAELYENFTDVDSVFAANPKVVDSPVEIKRMTYREMRELSYAGFSVFHDEALMPAFQRSVPVCIKNTNNPSAEGTMIVAEREYSKSPVIGIAADGGFSTIYVSKYLMNRELGFGRRLLQILEDEYISYEHTPSGIDDLSVIVRSHQLTPEKEARIISRCREELLVDDVYVEHHFAMVVLVGEGMHNTRGLTARATTAISRVGANIEMINQGSSEVSLVFGIQEKDTESVLKELYKEFFSTSAVLGV